The Tautonia plasticadhaerens nucleotide sequence TCCACGCCATCCGCCACGACGTCGAGAACGCCGGCGCCACCTGGGAAGACGCCGCCTGCGTTCGTGACGGCAACCTCGTCACCAGCCGGACCCCCGACGACCTCCCCCAGTTCATGCTCGGCATCTTCGCCGCAATGGCCGACGCGACGCAACGATGACCGCCGACCGGCTCACCGGACCGAGGCCATCGGCGAGGTGGAGGGCCTCGGCCCCGGCTCGGCTCCGGGAAGGGGCTCGGGATCGGCCGCCACGGGCGTGAGCGAGAGGTCCCGGACCCGGAGCGGTCGCCCCGGCGCCGGCGTGATCGTCAGGAATCCCCCCGGGATGGGGTCCCAGGTCACCCCGGCCCGGGGATGGCCATCGACCCAGAGCCGGGCCAATCCTCCCAGGACGACCAGCCGGACCCGATGCCAGGCCTCGGGACCCGGCGCGTCCTCCGGCCGGACACGGGCCATCCGGCCCAGCGGGACTCCCGCGACCGCGATCTCGCCGAGCGTGGAGGACTCGGCAAGCAAGTCCATCGAGAGATCGAAGCGGTCGGGTAGGCGGGCGGGGAGCCTGAGCGACCGGTGCGATGTCGCAACGTCGATCTCCAGGTCGCTCAGGCCGAAGGCGACCGGCCGCCCGGCCGGGCCGGGGGAGGACTCCCCGGGCGGCCCGAGGGCGAGATTCAGCCGGCTGGCGGCCAGCAGCACGAGGGTCGCGACCAGGGGCACCCCCCACCTCCAGGAGGCCGGCGAACTGCCTTCCACCGGGAACGGGCAATGCACCAGCATCGCCACCCGCTGGAGCAGCGGGGAGCCGTCCAGGTCAACCCGGTCCGAGCCCCCCGGCGTCGTCACTCCCCACGATCCGGGACGGGCCCCCTTGGCCGCCGTCTCGACCAGGGAGGCCGCATAGCCGGAGGCCGCGTCCCCGAATGATCGGGCGGCCCGGTTGTCGGCCAGGAATTCCTGGTCGATCCGGAGCTGGCGGCGTAGCCACCACGAGAACGGGATGGCGAACCAGACCGCGTGGGAGACCCCGGCGACCCAGTGGAAGGCCGGGTCCCCCCGCTCGGCGTGCGCCAGCTCGTGGAGCATCCCCAGGCGGAGTCGGACGGCCGCGGCGGGATCGTCACGGTCCCAATCCTCCGGGATCACGATGGTCCGCCTCCGTCCCCCCACCAGCACCGGCCTCCGGACCCGATCCGAGACGCCCAACGCAGGACGGCGGCTTCCGCCCTCGAAGGGGAGGGCCTGGTAGAGCTTCCGGGCGCCCATCGAGGCCGGCCGGGTGGTTCGGACCAGGCCGCGCATCGCCCAGGTGCCAAGCAGCGACCAGCCGACCCCCGCCGCCGCCGCGGCGAGGTATCCGATCGTCAAGACCCGGGCGAGGTCGACCGGGATCGCCGAGAAGGCCCGCCCCATCGCCTCGGCCGCGACCGGGCCGACGGCCCCGGGCAAATCCAGGGTGTACCCCACCCTCCCGATCGGGACCGCCGAGAGCGGGATCAACGCGAGGGATCCGATGGCCCCCGCCCGGGCCAGGTCCCGCCTCCGGATCGGCTGGCGGGTGCCCACCATCAGCAGCATTACCAGCCCGAACCAGCCCGAGGCCAGCACCCCGACGTCCAGCAGCCAGGGCCCCAGGCGATCGACGGCCGCGACCATCCGCTCGTCCCCCCGCCGCCCGCTCGTCCCGTCGGCGACCGATCCTCGGCGACCGATCCCCATCGACGATCCCGTCCGATCGGATCAGTCCGATGACCCCTCGGGCACCGACGCCGACCCGGCCGGCTGCGACTCGGCCGCGTCGAGCATCGCCCGAAGCCGGTCCAGCTCCTCGGCCGTCGGCGGCTTCGAGTCGAGCAGGGCGACCAGCACCCGGTCCAGCGCCCCGTCGAACACCCGGTCCACGAACCGGCGTGTCAGCTCACGGATCGTCCGCTCGGGGGATTTTTTCGGGATGTAGATGAACGTCCGCCCCTCCACGACGTGACGGACCATCCCCTTCTTGTCCTCCATGATGTTCAGCAGCGTCTGGACGGTGCTATAGGCTACCGGCCCGGTGTCCCGGACCAGGTCCTCCTGGACCTCCCTCACGCTGGCCCTACCCCGCGCCCAGAGGACTTTCAGGATCTCCAGTTCTCGGTCGGTGACCATCTGGACCTTGCGCATCGAAGACCCTCCCCGGCTGGCTGGAAGAACGGCATCGTTCGTCACCGTAACGTATCGGACCGCATCGGCTCGCACAACGCCGAACCCTTACGGACATCCCCGATTCGGGAGCCAATCACCCAGCCCCCGACGCATCCAGCCTCGCCCTCAGTAACCCCGGGAAGAGCGGATACCACCGCCGATTCAGCGGCGACGGGTGCGGCAGCGGGCAGACGATCAGCGCCTTCCGGATCTCACCCCCGGGCGTCCCGGCGACCAGCTCGCAGGGCAACTCGGCCTCGTATCGGTCCTCCCGATTCCAGAAGTCGTCTGCCGCCCCCGGCCCCGCGTAGGGGGCGAACCATCGGAACGCCTCGGTCCCCAGGCAGAGCACGCGGTCCCCCTCCCAGTGCCCCGCCAGGAACTCGGCGACGTACGGGCGGAAACGAGCCTTCACCGCCTCCGAGTATGCCTTGTTCCCCGGGGGCTTGTAGGGAACCGTATTCGAGAGCAAGACGTGTTCCAGCGCCCGATCCAGCCGGGGGTCGTCCGCCGTCGGCTCGCCGACGTATTTGCGGTAGACCTCCCTCCTCACCAGCTTCCCCCCCGCTCCGACCTGGGGCTGTCCCCACGCCACCTCGTCCTTCCCCAGGTCCCGGCCGAAGGAGCAGATCGGCGCCGACAGGGAGCCGGCGAAGAGGATTGGCCGCCTCGGGTCCTTCTTCGCCTGGAGGTAGACCGGCTCGTCGATCGGGAAGTCGGCCCGAAGGGCCTCCTGATGGATCGCCTCGATCAGCTCATCGACGGTGCTCATGGATCGCGAGGCTCCCTCGAATGGTGGGGATCTGACCTGGGAATGAGGAGCGGTGGGCCGCGAGGCAGCACCGGTCAGCCCTCATCGGTGTCGCCCGATCGACGGGAGATGATTGCCCTCCTGGCGAGGGGCCACGCCAGGCCTTCCCCGAGGCCGAGGGCCGCTCCGAGCATGAGGCCGCCCACGATCACGAAAATCGCGTCGAAGAGCCGTGCAATCCCTTGAGCTGCCGCACCCTCGGGATCATCCACCCGGCCGTTGGCTGCGGTGGTGAACCTCAAGTACGCCAAGGCGCAGAGCGCGCCGAGGATCGTACCGACGGCAGCGGCCCCCGGGACCGCGCTGAAGTCGATTTGCTTGTCCCTTGTGTCCTTCATGCGTGTCGACTCCGATGAAGCGACAATGTCCCGAGGTCTCATTCGGGGGGGCTCGTCGGGCCGGGCCTCGATGCGACTCAGCCCGCAACTCCGCTGCCAGGGGCCCGACCGGGGTGAACCCCCGCCCCCGAGCCGTGTCCGGGAGTCGTCGGGAGGGCCTTCGATTGATAGAATGGCCTGTCTTTCGAGCGCCAGAGCGTCGACCGACCCGATCCGAGCCAGGTGAATCGCCCATGACGCGCATCCGCATCTACGACACCACCCTGCGCGACGGGAGCCAGGGCGAGGGGGTCAACTTCTCGCTCCAGGACAAGCTGCTCATCACCGCCCGCCTGGACGAGCTCGGCATCGACACCATCGAGGGCGGCTACCCCCTCTCCAATCCCAAGGACGAGGCGTACTTCCGGGAGGTCCGCGACCTGGACCTTTCCCACGCCCGGGTCGCCGCCTTCGGCATGACCCGGCGGCGGGACGTCGCCGCCGAGGACGACCCCGGCATGAACGCCCTGGCCGGGGCGAGGTCCCCGGTCATCACCGTCGTCGGCAAGAGTTGGGATCTGCATGCCCGGGAGATCCTCGGCGTCAGCCTGGAGGAGAACCTCCGGATGATCGCCGACTCCGTCGCCTTCCTCGCCGCCGCCCCCCACGGCCCCGAGGTCGTCTACGACGCCGAGCACTTCTTCGACGGCTACAAGAGGAACCCCGAGTACGCCTTGAAGACGATCCAGGCCGCCGCCTCCTCAGGCGCCTCCTGGATCGTCCTCTGCGACACCAACGGCGGCACCCTCCCCGAGCAGATCGCCGAGGCGGTCGACGCGGCCCGGGCCGCCGTTTCCGTCCCGCTCGGGATCCATCCCCACAATGACGGCGAGCTGGCAGTCGCCAACACCCTGGCCGCCGTCCGTCGGGGCGCGACCCAGGTGCAGGGCACGATCAACGGGATCGGCGAGCGCTGCGGCAACGTCGACCTCTGCTCCGTGATCGCCAACCTCGCGCTGAAGTACGAGGGGTATGACCTCCTGAGGGATGGCAGCCTCGTCCACCTCACGGAAGTCTCCCGGTACGTCTACGAGCTGGCCAACCTGAACTTCCGCAACGGCCAGCCGTTCGTCGGCCCGAGCGCCTTCGCCCACAAGGGGGGGATGCACGTGCACGGCATCCGGAAGGTCGCCAGCAGCTACGAGCACATCGACCCCGGCCTCGTCGGCAACGAGCGCCGGGTGCTCGTCTCCGAGCTGTCCGGCCGCTCCAACATCGCCGAGAAGCTGGCCGAGCACGGCCTGGAGCACGACTCCGCCCTGATGTCCCGGGTCCTCTCCCGGGTCCAGGACCTCGAGAACGAGGGCTACCAGTTCGAGGCCGCCGAGGCCAGCTTCGTCCTCCTGGTGGAGAAGGAGGCGAACCGCTACCGGAACTGGTTCGAGCGCCTGCACTACCACGTCAGCGTCGAGGCCCGGGACGGCGGCCCGCCGATCACCGAGGCCACCGTCAAGCTCCGGATCGGCGAGGCGGTCGAGCACACCGTCAGCGAGGGGGACGGCCCGGTCAACGCCCTCGACGGCGCCCTCCGCAAGGCCCTCGACCCCCATTTCCCCCGACTCCGGGAGATGAACCTGGTCGACTACAAGGTCCGGGTCATCAACGCCCGGGCCGGCACCGCCGCCCGCGTCCGGGTCGTCATCGAGAGCCGGGACCGGGACTCCGTCTGGGGCACCGTCGGCGTCTCCGAGAACGTCATCGAGGCCAGCTGGCTCGCCCTGGTCGACGCCTTCGACCACAAGCTCTCGAAAGACGCGCGTACGGAGGGATACTCCGCCGCCAAGGTCGTTGCGTCCGCAACGTCGTCCTCTTGACCTGGCCGAGGGGGTACGTCATGACCTCCTCCGGTCAATCCAATCCTTATGAGGCTCCCTCCGGAGACTCGAACGCCCACACCCGCTTTCCGGGGCGAGTTTGGAAGATCAGCCCTCGGCTACTGCCGGCTTTCCTTTGCGGGTTGATGAGCATTGGGAGCTTCGGCGGGTCGCTCGTCCTTGGGAGGCAGGTCCCCTCAGCGATCGTGGAGATGGGATGGAAGCCCGTCCTGACCCATCCTCTAATCCCGGCGCTGATCCTCATCGGCCTCTCCGCCATCTTCTGGGCGGTTGCGGGTTCCTCCTGGTCGAGGTCTCGATTGTGGGTCGCAATGCTCTGGACGACGTTCGCGATGGGGCTCCTGATCGTAGCCCGGACTCGCCTGGAGATCGCCGTGGACTACCATCGAGCGATCGACCCCCGCTCGGCCTCGCGCCCCTGATTTCCGCTCCCCCATTCGAAACTTATGAGACGAATTCGAGCCTGCGGCGTCCTCCTGATGACCCGCTCCGAGCGCCGGTCCTTCCTCCTGATGCGGCACGCTGACCGCTGGGACCTGCCCAAGGGCCGGGTCGACCCCGGCGAGTCCGACCTGGAGTGCGCCCTCCGCGAGTTGGAGGAGGAGACGGGGATCGGCCGTGACTCCATCGACCTCGACACCTCGTTCCGGTTCGAGCAGGTCTACTACCCGATCCGCAAGAAGACCGGCGAGCGCGACCACAAGACCCTGGTGATCTACCTCGCCACCGTCCCCGACCGCGTGGCGATCGAGGTCACCGAGCACCTCGGCCACGAATGGATCGAGTGGCGACCGCCCCACGACATCCAGCCGAACACGATCAACCCGCTGCTGGCCGCCGTCGCCGATCACCTCGGCCGCCCCGACGCCTGAGACGGCCCGTCCCCCTCGCCCGAAACCTCGGCTTCGGTGATTGCCGGGCCGCGTCCTGATGTCTCGGCAACGTTGCACGGTGTCGGCCCGATCATGCATCCCTCGGGCGAGACGCATTCCCACGTCCGCCACGAGGATTACCCCGTCGGGCCGGCACCGATCACCACATGGGGAGGTTCGGGGGCCAGCCGGTCGATCAAAACGCGGCCCTCGTGCGGCGGCAGGACGGGGCGGATCGCCGCCGCGACGCACGGAAGGCCCGCGAGACGTACCGGTTCAGCGAGGACTGGCGGGATCACGAGGCGGTGATCTATTTGAGCTTGTACCGCGACGACTGCTGCCGGCCGGTACGGACGCTGGCCCCGAGGGATGGTCGGGGCCGCCGGGTCGAACGGAACCCGGCGAGGGCGGCGGACTTGACGGATCTTGCCGGGCCCAGACCCTTAGGACTGGCACGCCCAAAAGTGCGAGGCTGCTGAGCCACCAAGGAACGAGACGCCCCTACCGAAACGCTCGCCTGAACGCCGTCTGAAGGGTCGGGCTCTCCCGCTCCGCGACAATCCCCGCGATCCGATCGCGCAGGCGGGGGTCGTCCTTGTAGATGCCCAGCGCCGACAGGGCGGCGGCAGAGTCCGGTTCCTCCGCGGTCGCGACGATCTCCGCCAGGAGATCGAGCGCGGCGGGGCGACGGAGGATCGCGAGCGCCAGGAGGAGATGCCGTTTCAGTTCGAACGAGTGGGCCCGACGCCAGCAATCCGCCAGCGGCTCGAACGCCTCCGGCAGTCGGGACTTGCCCAGCGCCATGGCCGCAGCCTCGCAGGCGAAGGGATTGGCCGGATCGAGGTAATCGGCCACCAACGGCAGGTTCTCCCCGGCTTCCACCGCCAGCAGGCCGCCGAGGCATTCGGATAAGACGTCGGGGTCGCGGTCGCCGAGGCGGGCCTTCAGCCGCAGCACCAGGCCGGCGGCCTCGCTCCCGACGGCCCCGAGCGCCACGGCCGCCGCGATCCGCGCGTCCCTGTCGGGATCGGCCATGGCATCGACCAGCATCGGCAGGGATCGAACGCCCTCGGCCCGCGCCAGTGCCACGAGGGCCGCCGCCCGCAACGGCGGCGCGGAGTCCTCCGTCCCTCCCCAGACGGGCTCGAGCTGGACGTGCGTCGCCGCCTTCCGGTACACGCCGGTCTCCTGGTGCTCCAACCGGTCCAGCGCCTCGACGATGGCGATCTTCGCCCGGCAGAGCGTGTCGACCTTGAGCGGATTGACCATGAAGCGGTCGAACGCCGCCTCCAGCTCCCCGGCCAGGTCGTGGAGCGCGTTCTCGGCGACAAGGGTCGCCGCAGCGGCGACGACGAGGTTCGACCGGTCGCCGATCCGCTTCCGCAGCTCGGCCACCTGCGCGGCGGTGAGCTCCTGCCCCCGGAGGGCGCGGAGCGCGGCCAGCGTGTCGTCGAGCGATCGGCGGGCTGCCATGGACGGCTCCGGGGCCGGGTGAGACGGCGGTCGTCGGGCCAGCATCATACCGGAGCCGGGCCCGTTCGGCCGCAAGCCGACAGCTCGCCCGGCGGGCGAGGGATCACGTCCGAGCATCTCGCCCCCGCTTCCCGCCGGCGGCAGACCGAGGACCGCGAATCGCCGAAACGTCCCTCACGGCCACCCGGGATGGCGCCCTGGACGGGCTTCGTTCGCTGCTGGTCGACGACGTGGCTCCACTCCGGCGGGGGCGGGAGGGTGTCCGCGGCGAGGCGACCGATGCTCGGCGTCGGGAAGATCCTACGACTGCACGCGGGCCTTGCATGCATCCTCGCGACGAATCCGTGCCGCCTCGTCCGCCATGGATGGATCAACGGCCTTCTCCGTTTCGTTGCGGTCGACGCCGGCGGATCGAACGAGACGACTCTCCAGGAGATCGAGGGTGGCAAGATCGTCGGCATCGACATCAGGCGGAACCCGGACGAGGTGCGTCATCTCGCCGTCGAGTGGTCCGGGCCCCGGCGCGCCCGCTCGGGAATGGGGCCGCGAGTCGCCGGTGCCGCCGGGCTTGCCGGCCCTGCTGCACCCGGTGGACGTATGGACCGCCGAGCCCATCGCATCGCGGCGAGCCGGGTGGCCGGTGTTATTGACAGGCTCCTGCGAATTCGTCAGAATCCTGTCAATGCCGAAGAAGTCCGCCGAGGGCGACGCGTTCACCGAGTTGGTGCTCGAGGTCTTCCGCCTCAACGGCCTCCTGCTCGCCGCCGGAGACCGGATGGCAGGACCGTCGGGGCTCACTTCCGCCCGATGGCAGGTGCTCGGCGTCGTCGACCACGCCCCGGTGTCGGTTGCCCATGTTTCCCGGATCATGGGCTTGACCCGCCAGAGCGTGCAGACGACGGCCGACGCCCTGGAGCGGGACGGCTTCGTCGAGTATCGGGACAATCCGCACCACCGCCGCGCCAAGCTGATCGCGCTGACCGAAAAGGGCCGGATTGCGTTGCGGCAGGTCGAGGCCCGGCAAGCGATCTGGGCGGACAGGACCGGGAAGGCGGTCGGCGAAGAGGCCCTTCGTACGGCGGTGGAGGGGCTCAGGCGGGCACGGCAGCGGCTCGAGGAGGGCTCGGCCGGATCGACTCGCATGCCCGGGAGGGAACCATGAGCGCAGAGCATGCGATCCCCGTGTTCGCGTGCGCCTCGCCCGACGAGACGCCGACGTTCTACCAGGCGATCGGCTTCGAAATGACCCACCGGCAGCTCAAGCCCTATGTCTATCTCGCGGTGAAGCGGGGCGGCTTCGAGCTGCACTTCGTGGGCGGCGGCAAACCCAACCCGAGGGGCGAGTCGGCCACCTGCCTGGTCATGGTCGATGCCGTCGAGCCTCATCACCGGGCCATCGCCGATGCCCTGAAGGCCTCGCTCGGCCGGGTCCCGACCGCAGGGCTGCCCCGCATCTCTCGGCTGAGGAAAGGCCAGAGCCGGTTCACGCTGGTCGATCCGACCGGCAACTCGATCCTCTTCATCGCCCGCGACGAGCCGGAGTACGAGTACCCCGACGCGGAGGCCTGGTCGAAGCTCTCGCCCATGGAGCGGGCGTTGGAGACGGCGGCCAACTTCCGCGACGTGCGGGGGATGGATGCGGCGGCGGCCAAGGTCCTCGACCTGGCCCTGACGCGGGATGCGGGCGCGCCGCCGGAGGAGCGTGCCCGCGTCCTGAACACTCGCGTCGAACTGGCCCTGGCGATGAACGACGAGGGGCGTGCCCGGTCGGCACGCGAGGAACTGGCTTCGATCGACCTTACAGACGAGGAGCGAGGGCAGCTCAGGGTCGAAGTCCGGGCGGTCGAGGAGATCGAGCGGATGCGGAGTTGAACGCGAGAACAAGGGGCGCCGACGATGGTCCTGAATCACATCAACCTCGCCGTCACGGACGTCCGGGCGGCACGCGGCTTCCTCATGGCGTATTTCAAGCTCGACCCCCAGGGCTTGCCGGGCAACGACCGGATTGCCTTCCTGCGCGACGAGCAGGGCATGATCCTGACCCTGACCAACATCGACGGGGCCGCCGAGGTCAGGTATCCCGGGGCGTTCCACATCGGCTTCGGGCAGGAGAGCCCGGCGAAGGTGGACGAGATCAACCGCCGACTGAAGGCCGACGGGTATGACGTGCCCGAGCCGTCAAAGCAGCACGGTTCCTGGACATTCTACTTCGAGGCTCCGGGCGGGATCGTGATCGAAGTGTTGAGCTGACCCGCGATCATCGTCGTCGTGGACCTGCAGTCGTGCCTGGCCGCCTTCGAGGAATCGGCCGCGGGTCGCCACGAAGCGCGTCGAGGTGAGCTTCGGGCCGTTGAGCCGGGAGAGCCGCCATCTCTCAACCCCATCCTGGTCCTCGGCCTCCACCTTCCCGAAGGTTCTCTCGCAGTCCAGCGCGACCGGCCGCAGAGGCACGCCCTTCCGCTACACAAGGGCGTGTCGAGCCCGCCGGTGTGCTTCCCGCACGCGTCGAACCCGGGGCGAAACGGGTCGAGGATCAGCCCCCGCAGCCGGGTCACGCCCGTCCATCTCGTCGAGGGGCCAGGGGTTCAGGATCCGTACTTCTGTATGAGCCCCCAACGGCGGACGTGCCCTGTTGGGATCCGCGAGCGGATGACGCAGGGTCGGCAACTCGGAGGGCCGTTTACGGCCCGAGGGGTGAATCCCCTTTCGGAACGCCTCGGGGATCGGCTGGGGCCGAAGGCGTCGCGTGGGCGATGGGAGCGAGTCGCACCTCGAACGAGCCCGGCGCGGGGGAGACGCCCACCCACCCCGTCCCGCGGGCCCTCATGCGCGAACTCCTTGCATTTCTCCAGGATGACTGTACAAACGTCGGCAAGCCGCCGATATCTGGTTCCAATCCTCGTGCCCGTCGTGGAACGTGGCCATGTGGCCAGGTTCTGAGCCGGGCGCACGTCTCGACGGGAGGAAACCATGGGTCATCCGATCCCGGCCGGCTACCACGCGATCACCCCGCACCTGGTCATCAAGGGCGCCGCCGAGGCCATCGAGTTCTACAAGCGGGCCTTCGGGGCCGAGGAGGTCTGCCGCATGCCCTTCCCGGCCGAGGACGGTGGGGTCAAGATCGGGCACGCCGAGCTGCAAATCGGCGACTCCCGGCTCTTCCTCGCCGACGAGTTCCCCAGCTACGGGTCGGTCGGCCCCGAGGGCAGCTCACCGGTGACGATCCACCTCTACGTCACCGACGCCGACGCAACGTTCGACCGGGCCGTCGAGGCGGGCGCGACGGTGAAGATGCCGCTGGAGGACGCTTTCTGGGGCGACCGCTACGGCAAATTGGTCG carries:
- a CDS encoding M56 family metallopeptidase, with amino-acid sequence MGIGRRGSVADGTSGRRGDERMVAAVDRLGPWLLDVGVLASGWFGLVMLLMVGTRQPIRRRDLARAGAIGSLALIPLSAVPIGRVGYTLDLPGAVGPVAAEAMGRAFSAIPVDLARVLTIGYLAAAAAGVGWSLLGTWAMRGLVRTTRPASMGARKLYQALPFEGGSRRPALGVSDRVRRPVLVGGRRRTIVIPEDWDRDDPAAAVRLRLGMLHELAHAERGDPAFHWVAGVSHAVWFAIPFSWWLRRQLRIDQEFLADNRAARSFGDAASGYAASLVETAAKGARPGSWGVTTPGGSDRVDLDGSPLLQRVAMLVHCPFPVEGSSPASWRWGVPLVATLVLLAASRLNLALGPPGESSPGPAGRPVAFGLSDLEIDVATSHRSLRLPARLPDRFDLSMDLLAESSTLGEIAVAGVPLGRMARVRPEDAPGPEAWHRVRLVVLGGLARLWVDGHPRAGVTWDPIPGGFLTITPAPGRPLRVRDLSLTPVAADPEPLPGAEPGPRPSTSPMASVR
- a CDS encoding BlaI/MecI/CopY family transcriptional regulator → MRKVQMVTDRELEILKVLWARGRASVREVQEDLVRDTGPVAYSTVQTLLNIMEDKKGMVRHVVEGRTFIYIPKKSPERTIRELTRRFVDRVFDGALDRVLVALLDSKPPTAEELDRLRAMLDAAESQPAGSASVPEGSSD
- a CDS encoding uracil-DNA glycosylase family protein, giving the protein MSTVDELIEAIHQEALRADFPIDEPVYLQAKKDPRRPILFAGSLSAPICSFGRDLGKDEVAWGQPQVGAGGKLVRREVYRKYVGEPTADDPRLDRALEHVLLSNTVPYKPPGNKAYSEAVKARFRPYVAEFLAGHWEGDRVLCLGTEAFRWFAPYAGPGAADDFWNREDRYEAELPCELVAGTPGGEIRKALIVCPLPHPSPLNRRWYPLFPGLLRARLDASGAG
- the cimA gene encoding citramalate synthase — protein: MTRIRIYDTTLRDGSQGEGVNFSLQDKLLITARLDELGIDTIEGGYPLSNPKDEAYFREVRDLDLSHARVAAFGMTRRRDVAAEDDPGMNALAGARSPVITVVGKSWDLHAREILGVSLEENLRMIADSVAFLAAAPHGPEVVYDAEHFFDGYKRNPEYALKTIQAAASSGASWIVLCDTNGGTLPEQIAEAVDAARAAVSVPLGIHPHNDGELAVANTLAAVRRGATQVQGTINGIGERCGNVDLCSVIANLALKYEGYDLLRDGSLVHLTEVSRYVYELANLNFRNGQPFVGPSAFAHKGGMHVHGIRKVASSYEHIDPGLVGNERRVLVSELSGRSNIAEKLAEHGLEHDSALMSRVLSRVQDLENEGYQFEAAEASFVLLVEKEANRYRNWFERLHYHVSVEARDGGPPITEATVKLRIGEAVEHTVSEGDGPVNALDGALRKALDPHFPRLREMNLVDYKVRVINARAGTAARVRVVIESRDRDSVWGTVGVSENVIEASWLALVDAFDHKLSKDARTEGYSAAKVVASATSSS
- a CDS encoding bis(5'-nucleosyl)-tetraphosphatase, whose amino-acid sequence is MRRIRACGVLLMTRSERRSFLLMRHADRWDLPKGRVDPGESDLECALRELEEETGIGRDSIDLDTSFRFEQVYYPIRKKTGERDHKTLVIYLATVPDRVAIEVTEHLGHEWIEWRPPHDIQPNTINPLLAAVADHLGRPDA
- a CDS encoding HEAT repeat domain-containing protein, whose translation is MAARRSLDDTLAALRALRGQELTAAQVAELRKRIGDRSNLVVAAAATLVAENALHDLAGELEAAFDRFMVNPLKVDTLCRAKIAIVEALDRLEHQETGVYRKAATHVQLEPVWGGTEDSAPPLRAAALVALARAEGVRSLPMLVDAMADPDRDARIAAAVALGAVGSEAAGLVLRLKARLGDRDPDVLSECLGGLLAVEAGENLPLVADYLDPANPFACEAAAMALGKSRLPEAFEPLADCWRRAHSFELKRHLLLALAILRRPAALDLLAEIVATAEEPDSAAALSALGIYKDDPRLRDRIAGIVAERESPTLQTAFRRAFR
- a CDS encoding MarR family winged helix-turn-helix transcriptional regulator, which produces MPALLHPVDVWTAEPIASRRAGWPVLLTGSCEFVRILSMPKKSAEGDAFTELVLEVFRLNGLLLAAGDRMAGPSGLTSARWQVLGVVDHAPVSVAHVSRIMGLTRQSVQTTADALERDGFVEYRDNPHHRRAKLIALTEKGRIALRQVEARQAIWADRTGKAVGEEALRTAVEGLRRARQRLEEGSAGSTRMPGREP
- a CDS encoding VOC family protein codes for the protein MSAEHAIPVFACASPDETPTFYQAIGFEMTHRQLKPYVYLAVKRGGFELHFVGGGKPNPRGESATCLVMVDAVEPHHRAIADALKASLGRVPTAGLPRISRLRKGQSRFTLVDPTGNSILFIARDEPEYEYPDAEAWSKLSPMERALETAANFRDVRGMDAAAAKVLDLALTRDAGAPPEERARVLNTRVELALAMNDEGRARSAREELASIDLTDEERGQLRVEVRAVEEIERMRS
- a CDS encoding VOC family protein, with amino-acid sequence MVLNHINLAVTDVRAARGFLMAYFKLDPQGLPGNDRIAFLRDEQGMILTLTNIDGAAEVRYPGAFHIGFGQESPAKVDEINRRLKADGYDVPEPSKQHGSWTFYFEAPGGIVIEVLS
- a CDS encoding VOC family protein — its product is MGHPIPAGYHAITPHLVIKGAAEAIEFYKRAFGAEEVCRMPFPAEDGGVKIGHAELQIGDSRLFLADEFPSYGSVGPEGSSPVTIHLYVTDADATFDRAVEAGATVKMPLEDAFWGDRYGKLVDPFGHHWSIAEHLEDLTPE